The Austwickia sp. genome includes a region encoding these proteins:
- a CDS encoding o-succinylbenzoate synthase, translating to MSSADDVPVPALDDLLAAARVVAIPLRVRFRGVTAREALLLRGPAGWGEFAPFVEYGDAEAARWLAAAIEAAWVGFPPPVRTSVPVNATVPAVVADDVAAVLARYDGCCTAKVKVAEAGQSLADDVARVARVREVMGPAARLRVDANGGWSVDEAREAVRRLAAYGLEYVEQPCRAVEELAELRGVLARDRLPVPIAADESIRKAADPLRVRDLGAADLVVVKVAPLGGVRAALRVVADCGLPAVVSSALDTSVGIAAGVALAAALPSLEHACGLGTVELLAGDVAAEPMVPVAGELTVRRVSADPKLLAGWAVPPARDLWWRARLTRCHALLAATKLLP from the coding sequence GTGAGCTCCGCGGACGACGTACCCGTTCCCGCGCTGGATGACCTGCTCGCCGCCGCGCGGGTGGTGGCCATCCCGCTGCGCGTGCGGTTTCGCGGAGTGACGGCGCGCGAGGCGCTGCTGCTGCGCGGCCCCGCGGGGTGGGGGGAGTTCGCGCCGTTCGTGGAGTACGGCGATGCCGAGGCCGCCCGCTGGCTCGCCGCGGCGATCGAGGCGGCGTGGGTCGGCTTTCCGCCGCCGGTGCGCACGTCGGTGCCGGTCAACGCGACGGTCCCGGCCGTGGTGGCTGACGATGTGGCCGCGGTGTTGGCGCGGTACGACGGGTGCTGCACCGCCAAGGTGAAGGTCGCCGAGGCCGGGCAGTCGCTCGCCGACGACGTGGCCCGGGTGGCGCGGGTGCGCGAGGTCATGGGTCCGGCGGCGCGGCTGCGGGTCGACGCCAACGGCGGGTGGTCGGTGGACGAGGCGCGGGAGGCGGTACGGCGGCTCGCGGCGTACGGCCTGGAGTACGTCGAGCAGCCCTGCCGCGCCGTCGAAGAACTCGCCGAGCTGCGCGGGGTGCTGGCCCGCGACCGGCTGCCGGTCCCGATCGCGGCCGACGAGTCGATCCGCAAGGCCGCCGACCCGCTGCGGGTGCGCGACCTGGGCGCGGCGGACCTGGTCGTCGTCAAGGTGGCGCCGCTGGGCGGGGTGCGGGCGGCGCTGCGCGTCGTCGCGGACTGCGGGCTGCCCGCGGTGGTGAGCAGCGCGCTGGACACCTCGGTGGGGATCGCGGCGGGCGTCGCCTTGGCGGCCGCCTTGCCGTCGCTGGAGCACGCCTGCGGGCTGGGCACGGTGGAGCTGCTGGCCGGCGACGTCGCGGCGGAGCCGATGGTGCCGGTGGCGGGGGAGTTGACGGTACGTCGGGTGTCGGCCGACCCGAAGCTCTTGGCGGGCTGGGCCGTCCCGCCGGCGCGAGATCTGTGGTGGCGGGCCCGCCTGACCCGATGTCACGCTCTGCTGGCTGCGACCAAACTACTGCCATAA
- the groL gene encoding chaperonin GroEL (60 kDa chaperone family; promotes refolding of misfolded polypeptides especially under stressful conditions; forms two stacked rings of heptamers to form a barrel-shaped 14mer; ends can be capped by GroES; misfolded proteins enter the barrel where they are refolded when GroES binds), with protein sequence MAKELEFNDSARKALERGVDALANTVKVTLGPKGRNVVIDKSWGAPTITNDGVTIAREIELEDAYENLGAQLAKEVATKTNDVAGDGTTTATVLAQAMVKEGLRNVAAGAAPAALKKGMDAAVEAVSNKLLANAKEVEGKTEIAQVAALSAQDTEIGELIAEAFDKVGKDGVITVEESQTASTELEFTEGMQFDKGYLSPYFVTDADRMEGVLEDCYVLINSGKISSVQDVLPLLEKVATAKKPLLVIAEDVDGEALSTLVLNRMREVLKVIAVKAPGFGDRRKAMLQDMAILTGATVISEEVGLKLDGAGLDVLGTARRVVASKDNTTIVEGGGQQGEVDARIAQIKQEIERTDSDWDREKLQERLAKLAGGVCVIKVGAHTEVELKEKKHRIEDAISATRAAIEEGIVAGGGTALVHAAEAVDGLNLTGDEATGAAIIRKATAEPLRWIAENAGMEGYVAVAKVRELPVGQGLNAATGQYGDLYGAGVIDPVKVTRSALRNAASIASMVLTTDTLVVEKKVEEPAAAGGGHGHGHGH encoded by the coding sequence ATGGCCAAGGAGCTGGAGTTCAACGACTCCGCCCGCAAGGCGCTGGAGCGCGGCGTCGACGCGCTCGCGAACACGGTCAAGGTGACCCTCGGCCCCAAGGGCCGCAACGTGGTCATCGACAAGTCGTGGGGCGCCCCCACGATCACGAATGACGGCGTCACGATCGCCCGGGAGATCGAGCTGGAGGACGCGTACGAGAACCTCGGCGCCCAGCTCGCCAAGGAGGTCGCGACCAAGACGAACGACGTCGCCGGTGATGGCACGACCACCGCGACCGTCCTGGCGCAGGCGATGGTGAAGGAGGGCCTGCGCAATGTGGCCGCCGGTGCCGCCCCCGCCGCGCTGAAGAAGGGCATGGACGCCGCCGTCGAGGCGGTCTCGAACAAGCTCCTGGCCAACGCCAAGGAGGTCGAGGGCAAGACCGAGATCGCGCAGGTCGCGGCGCTGTCGGCGCAGGACACCGAGATCGGCGAGCTCATCGCCGAGGCGTTCGACAAGGTCGGCAAGGACGGCGTCATCACCGTTGAGGAGTCCCAGACGGCCTCCACGGAGCTGGAGTTCACCGAGGGGATGCAGTTCGACAAGGGCTACCTCTCGCCGTACTTCGTCACCGACGCCGACCGCATGGAGGGCGTGCTGGAGGACTGCTACGTCCTCATCAACTCGGGCAAGATCAGCTCGGTCCAGGACGTGCTGCCGCTGCTGGAGAAGGTCGCCACCGCGAAGAAGCCGCTGCTGGTCATCGCGGAGGACGTCGACGGCGAGGCGCTCTCGACGCTGGTCCTCAACCGGATGCGCGAGGTCCTCAAGGTCATCGCGGTGAAGGCCCCCGGCTTCGGCGACCGCCGCAAGGCGATGCTGCAGGACATGGCGATCCTGACGGGCGCCACGGTCATTTCCGAGGAGGTCGGCCTCAAGCTCGACGGCGCCGGGCTCGACGTGCTCGGCACCGCGCGCCGCGTGGTGGCCAGCAAGGACAACACCACGATCGTCGAGGGTGGCGGCCAGCAGGGCGAGGTCGACGCCCGGATCGCGCAGATCAAGCAGGAGATCGAGCGCACCGACTCCGACTGGGACCGCGAGAAGCTCCAGGAGCGCCTCGCGAAGCTGGCCGGCGGCGTCTGCGTCATCAAGGTCGGCGCGCACACCGAGGTGGAGCTCAAGGAGAAGAAGCACCGCATCGAGGACGCCATCTCGGCGACCCGCGCGGCCATCGAGGAGGGCATCGTCGCCGGTGGCGGCACCGCCCTCGTGCACGCCGCGGAGGCGGTCGACGGTCTGAACCTGACCGGCGACGAGGCCACCGGTGCGGCGATCATCCGCAAGGCGACGGCCGAGCCGCTGCGCTGGATCGCGGAGAACGCGGGCATGGAGGGGTACGTCGCGGTCGCCAAGGTTCGGGAGCTGCCCGTCGGGCAGGGACTGAACGCGGCGACGGGACAGTACGGCGACCTGTACGGCGCCGGTGTCATCGACCCCGTCAAGGTGACCCGGTCGGCGCTGCGCAACGCGGCCTCGATCGCGTCCATGGTGCTGACGACCGACACCCTGGTGGTGGAGAAGAAGGTCGAGGAGCCCGCCGCGGCGGGCGGTGGCCACGGGCACGGCCACGGGCACTGA
- the cobT gene encoding nicotinate-nucleotide--dimethylbenzimidazole phosphoribosyltransferase — MAPPDADIYAAARARSDAQAKPLGALGQLEELGAWVASCQGKCPPDPLDDVRVVVFAGDHGVAQYGVSAYPPEVTTAVVNAALSGRAGVSALAAAHGLRVRVLDIACAHDVPDAPPELTAHKINTGSAPLHLRDALTHQECAAALAAGDLVAAEEIADGAQLLIAGDIGIGNTTPAACLIAATCGLTARVVTGRGTGLDDAGLAAKTEVIAAALERVGGRAADPFERLAALGSADMAAAVGFIAGAATRGVPVLVDGVIAAAEALLAEGLYPGTAAWLRGGHLSPEPACALALQHLGLAPILDLGMRLGEGSGAVAAVPVVRSAVAALRDVALLADIVGAGPAGDDAGAGGGAGAGGGAGAGDRTA, encoded by the coding sequence ATCGCCCCGCCGGACGCCGACATCTACGCCGCCGCGCGGGCCCGCAGCGACGCCCAGGCCAAGCCGCTCGGCGCGCTCGGGCAGCTGGAGGAGCTCGGCGCCTGGGTCGCGTCCTGCCAGGGCAAGTGCCCGCCCGACCCGCTGGACGACGTCCGCGTGGTGGTGTTCGCGGGGGATCACGGCGTCGCGCAGTACGGCGTCTCGGCGTACCCGCCCGAGGTCACCACCGCGGTGGTGAACGCCGCGCTTTCCGGCCGCGCCGGGGTCTCGGCGCTGGCCGCGGCGCACGGGCTGCGTGTGCGGGTACTCGACATCGCCTGCGCGCACGACGTGCCGGACGCGCCCCCCGAGCTCACCGCCCACAAGATCAACACCGGCAGCGCGCCGCTGCACCTGCGCGACGCCCTGACGCACCAGGAGTGCGCGGCGGCGCTGGCGGCGGGCGACCTCGTGGCCGCGGAGGAGATCGCCGACGGTGCGCAGCTGCTCATCGCCGGCGACATCGGCATCGGGAACACCACCCCCGCCGCGTGCCTCATCGCGGCCACGTGCGGCCTGACCGCCCGGGTCGTGACCGGCCGCGGCACCGGGCTGGACGACGCGGGCCTGGCCGCCAAGACGGAGGTGATCGCGGCGGCGCTGGAGCGGGTGGGGGGCCGGGCCGCCGACCCGTTCGAGCGGCTGGCGGCTCTGGGCTCCGCGGACATGGCGGCCGCCGTGGGCTTCATCGCGGGCGCGGCGACCCGGGGCGTCCCGGTCCTGGTCGACGGCGTGATCGCCGCCGCGGAGGCGCTGCTCGCGGAGGGGCTCTACCCGGGTACGGCGGCATGGCTCCGGGGCGGGCACCTGTCCCCCGAACCCGCGTGCGCGCTGGCGCTGCAGCATTTGGGTCTGGCGCCGATCCTCGACCTGGGGATGCGGCTGGGCGAGGGGTCCGGCGCCGTCGCCGCTGTCCCCGTGGTGCGCTCAGCCGTGGCCGCCCTGCGCGACGTGGCTCTGCTCGCCGACATCGTCGGGGCCGGCCCGGCCGGGGACGACGCCGGCGCTGGTGGCGGGGCGGGCGCCGGTGGCGGGGCCGGCGCGGGCGACCGAACGGCGTGA
- a CDS encoding methyltransferase domain-containing protein, translating to MEIGALEQLLSPQGWALLESLPPYDEATALALGAALRDAGYDAGLVAAALTQSRLRARAADKLGDFASGMLFTPDGLEQATRLELAARHAGRFRSAGIAHVWDLGCGIGADAMALAALGVRVTALDAHPATAAIAGVNLRHFPEATSRVGDAESTAAQVPTGDGAWFDPARRLPGVTDARGRTRRTFRLDDISPSFDTVLATAARVPATGAKLSPSLPHAAVPAGCEAQWTSYAGEVLECALWWGPLVERPGRSARVLRPASGGRAATEYVVAEADTDPAPDGGHALASGLPAPGDWLYDPDRAVLRAGLVGAVTAATGGAELAPGAGYVVAADAGGPGAAPDLGYARRYRVVEALPLQVKPLRAWLRARGVGRLVIKKRGVALDVDRLRHDLRLDGSGAELTCVLSRVGQRLAFIAVEAVTPAGASIDPPTQEDP from the coding sequence GTGGAGATCGGGGCCCTGGAGCAGCTGCTGTCCCCGCAGGGGTGGGCGCTGCTGGAGTCCCTCCCGCCGTACGACGAGGCGACCGCCCTGGCCCTCGGCGCGGCGCTGCGCGACGCGGGGTACGACGCCGGCCTCGTCGCCGCCGCGCTGACCCAGTCCCGGCTGCGCGCCCGAGCGGCCGACAAGCTCGGCGACTTCGCGTCGGGGATGCTCTTCACCCCGGACGGCCTGGAGCAGGCCACCCGGCTCGAACTCGCGGCCCGGCATGCCGGGCGCTTCCGGTCCGCCGGCATTGCGCACGTGTGGGACCTCGGCTGCGGGATCGGGGCGGACGCGATGGCGCTGGCGGCGCTCGGCGTACGGGTCACCGCCCTCGACGCCCACCCCGCCACCGCGGCCATCGCCGGCGTGAATCTGCGCCACTTCCCTGAGGCGACCAGCCGCGTCGGGGATGCCGAGTCCACCGCGGCGCAGGTGCCCACCGGCGACGGCGCCTGGTTCGACCCGGCGCGCCGGCTGCCCGGGGTCACGGACGCGCGCGGCCGCACCCGCCGTACCTTCCGCCTCGACGACATCTCCCCCAGCTTCGACACGGTGCTCGCCACCGCCGCCCGCGTGCCCGCCACCGGCGCGAAGCTCTCCCCGTCGCTGCCGCACGCCGCGGTGCCGGCGGGGTGCGAGGCGCAGTGGACGTCGTACGCCGGCGAGGTGCTCGAGTGCGCCCTCTGGTGGGGGCCGCTCGTCGAGCGGCCGGGCCGCAGCGCGCGGGTGCTGCGGCCCGCGTCCGGTGGGCGGGCGGCAACGGAGTACGTCGTCGCCGAGGCCGACACCGACCCGGCCCCGGACGGCGGCCACGCCCTGGCCAGCGGCCTGCCAGCGCCCGGCGACTGGCTCTACGACCCCGACCGCGCCGTCCTGCGCGCCGGGCTGGTCGGGGCGGTCACCGCGGCGACGGGGGGTGCCGAGCTGGCGCCGGGAGCGGGGTACGTCGTGGCGGCCGACGCCGGCGGCCCCGGCGCGGCGCCTGACCTCGGCTACGCGCGGCGCTATCGCGTGGTGGAGGCCCTCCCGCTGCAGGTCAAACCCCTCCGCGCCTGGCTGCGCGCCCGCGGCGTCGGCCGCCTGGTGATCAAGAAACGCGGCGTCGCGCTCGACGTGGACCGGCTGCGCCACGACCTTCGGCTGGACGGCTCCGGGGCGGAGCTGACCTGCGTCCTCAGCCGGGTGGGGCAGCGACTCGCGTTCATCGCCGTGGAGGCCGTGACACCGGCCGGGGCAAGCATCGACCCACCCACCCAGGAGGATCCGTGA
- a CDS encoding adenosylcobinamide-GDP ribazoletransferase: MNAGPHSKSRPGQGPGILPRDAFALAAGTLTVLPTPVPTAVNRRVAGWAMVLGPVVLLPITLVAALVGWLAGRAGAPSLAVGMLTLGLVLAGTRAIHADGLADTIDGLGVAWDRDRALDVMRRGDVGPMGATALIVAVGLQAACLGAVLTGPGSRAGWGSWVCAAALLAASRAALATGTRVGVPSARPEGLGEAVAGSVSWWRWLGCWAATLLMVALAAVAGARSVPVAVVGVLAAASAVEAALTFVRSRLGGITGDVLGALVEVAACVLLLVATF, translated from the coding sequence GTGAACGCGGGCCCGCACTCCAAGAGCCGGCCGGGGCAGGGGCCGGGGATTCTGCCGCGGGACGCGTTCGCGCTGGCGGCCGGCACGTTGACGGTGCTGCCGACGCCGGTACCGACGGCCGTGAACCGCCGCGTGGCGGGCTGGGCGATGGTGCTCGGCCCGGTCGTGCTGCTGCCGATCACGCTAGTCGCCGCGCTGGTCGGATGGCTGGCGGGCCGGGCCGGCGCCCCCTCCCTGGCGGTGGGGATGCTCACGCTCGGGCTGGTGCTGGCCGGGACCCGCGCGATCCACGCCGACGGCCTGGCCGACACGATCGACGGCCTCGGCGTCGCCTGGGATCGGGACCGCGCGCTCGACGTCATGCGGCGGGGCGACGTCGGCCCGATGGGCGCCACCGCGCTGATCGTCGCGGTGGGGCTGCAGGCGGCCTGCCTCGGTGCCGTGCTGACGGGCCCGGGGTCGCGGGCGGGGTGGGGCAGCTGGGTCTGTGCCGCAGCACTGCTGGCGGCGTCGCGGGCCGCGCTGGCGACGGGCACCCGAGTGGGGGTGCCGTCGGCCCGACCCGAGGGGCTGGGCGAGGCGGTCGCCGGATCCGTGTCGTGGTGGCGCTGGCTCGGGTGCTGGGCCGCGACCCTGCTGATGGTGGCGTTGGCCGCCGTTGCGGGGGCGAGATCCGTGCCGGTCGCGGTCGTCGGGGTGCTTGCTGCGGCAAGCGCCGTCGAAGCGGCCTTGACCTTCGTCCGCAGCCGGCTGGGCGGCATCACCGGTGACGTGCTGGGCGCCCTCGTCGAGGTCGCGGCCTGCGTGCTGCTGCTGGTGGCAACGTTCTGA
- a CDS encoding 1,4-dihydroxy-2-naphthoyl-CoA synthase, with product MTSTEDADDRSRRTASPADSLAVSQTFDPAAWAEVPGFAFTDITYHRCVLPGPVPARTLGAVRIAFDRPEVLNAFRPHTVDELYRALDHARMSPDVGVVLLTGNGPGPEGTGSAGKWAFCTGGDQRIRGRSGYQYASEDATAAGDEGASSVDEARVKAEGGRLHILEVQRLIRTMPKVVIALVNGWAAGGGHSLHVVCDLTMASAEHARFKQTDADVGSFDAGYGSAYLARMVGQKFAREIFFLGRTYGADDMHRMGAVNLVVPHAELEAQAIEVAREIMGKSPQAQRMLKFAFNLVDDGLVGQQVFAGEATRLAYMTDEAVEGRDQFLEKRNPDWSPFPWYF from the coding sequence GTGACCAGCACCGAAGATGCCGACGACCGCTCCCGGCGTACCGCCTCCCCCGCCGATTCCCTCGCCGTCTCGCAGACCTTCGACCCGGCCGCCTGGGCCGAGGTGCCAGGGTTCGCGTTCACGGACATCACGTACCACCGCTGCGTCCTGCCCGGGCCCGTGCCCGCCCGGACGCTGGGGGCGGTGCGGATCGCATTCGACCGCCCCGAGGTGCTGAACGCGTTCCGGCCGCACACGGTCGACGAGCTCTACCGGGCGCTGGATCACGCCCGGATGTCCCCCGACGTCGGGGTGGTCCTGCTGACCGGGAACGGGCCGGGGCCGGAGGGCACCGGCAGCGCGGGCAAGTGGGCCTTCTGCACCGGCGGCGACCAGCGGATCCGGGGGCGGTCGGGCTACCAGTACGCCTCGGAGGACGCCACCGCCGCCGGCGACGAGGGTGCCAGCTCGGTGGACGAGGCCCGCGTCAAGGCCGAGGGTGGGCGGCTGCACATCCTGGAGGTGCAGCGCCTCATCCGCACCATGCCCAAGGTGGTGATCGCGCTGGTCAACGGCTGGGCCGCGGGGGGTGGCCACTCCCTGCACGTGGTGTGCGACCTGACGATGGCGAGCGCCGAACACGCGCGGTTCAAGCAGACCGACGCGGACGTGGGCAGCTTCGATGCCGGTTACGGCAGCGCCTATCTGGCGCGGATGGTCGGCCAGAAGTTCGCCCGCGAGATCTTCTTCCTCGGCCGCACCTATGGGGCGGACGACATGCACCGGATGGGCGCGGTGAACCTGGTCGTGCCCCACGCCGAGCTGGAGGCGCAGGCCATCGAGGTCGCCCGCGAGATCATGGGCAAGTCCCCGCAGGCGCAGCGGATGCTGAAGTTCGCGTTCAACCTGGTGGACGACGGGCTGGTCGGGCAGCAGGTATTCGCGGGCGAGGCGACGCGGCTGGCGTACATGACCGACGAGGCCGTCGAGGGCCGCGACCAGTTCCTGGAGAAGCGGAACCCCGACTGGAGCCCGTTCCCCTGGTACTTCTAA
- the groES gene encoding co-chaperone GroES, with protein MSVSIKPLEDRIVVKSSEAEQTTASGLVIPDTAKEKPQEGEVLAVGPGRIDDNGNRVPLDVKVGDKVIYSKYGGTEVKFSGEEYLILSARDVLAIVER; from the coding sequence GTGTCGGTTTCCATCAAGCCGCTCGAGGACCGCATCGTCGTCAAGTCCAGCGAGGCCGAGCAGACCACCGCGTCCGGGCTCGTGATCCCGGACACCGCGAAGGAGAAGCCCCAGGAGGGCGAGGTCCTGGCGGTGGGTCCGGGTCGTATCGACGACAACGGCAACCGGGTTCCGCTCGACGTCAAGGTCGGCGACAAGGTGATCTACAGCAAGTACGGCGGCACGGAAGTAAAGTTCTCCGGCGAGGAGTACCTGATCCTCTCGGCCCGCGACGTGCTCGCGATCGTCGAGCGCTGA
- a CDS encoding AAA family ATPase: MARSILVVPVNHGAGVTVACLGLVHALSERHVAVAFCKPFAQAGGFGQDQSTELFRLATSLRPPQPISVEELDRRLAGGRLIGAMSRIIERTADLDAENRVLVLEGLAATANQPYADRINIETAQALDAEVVLVAAAGALEPERFADLVATAEQMYRTRGQSRVIGVVANRIPPEADHQAYVDAVAGRHLSCVGTVGDHPEFVQPRVSDVVRALGVQVISGHDLGRRVARTVIAAQAVLGFIPSLEEGSLIVAPGDRHDVLLSVALAEAGGTRLAGLLLTAGIAPHPDVLRLVEPALEAGLPLLLTDEKTFPTAQQIVGIDQDIPADDEDRARRVMRVVAAGFDEDFLASLPTAESSVRVTPAQFEYHLRAEMSKGRVRLALTDGDDSRVLQAVSHLHRFGALQFTLIGDPAAIDAQLDRLHLQLPLGTQVVNPAQQTPETMAIRDALVAAGTFFEPGDPLIRALALLREGEVDGLVGGIGEDRDRFLAAVRSAVALGSNVRTLSSSSATMLPDEVVFFADALINPHPNAEQLACIADQTAATARLAGLVPHIAFVAPTSWSPTAHHDRQTIAAARQMLAERRPDLRTEGPEAFQDAARRHRSPDGDATVFVFPDIASAAVTAKAIGQSGRAQVHPPVLQGLSKAVNMLPMDATVEGVMDLIVATAVKAAELG; the protein is encoded by the coding sequence ATGGCCCGCAGCATCCTCGTCGTCCCGGTGAACCACGGCGCCGGCGTTACCGTCGCCTGCCTCGGGCTCGTGCATGCGCTGAGCGAGCGACACGTCGCGGTCGCGTTCTGCAAGCCGTTCGCGCAGGCCGGGGGCTTCGGCCAGGACCAGTCCACCGAGCTGTTCCGGCTGGCCACGTCGCTGCGCCCGCCGCAGCCGATCTCCGTCGAGGAGCTGGACCGGCGGCTCGCCGGGGGCCGCCTCATCGGCGCGATGTCCCGTATCATCGAGCGCACCGCCGACCTCGACGCCGAGAACCGCGTCCTGGTCCTGGAGGGACTGGCGGCGACGGCCAACCAGCCGTACGCCGACCGCATCAACATCGAGACCGCCCAGGCCCTCGACGCCGAGGTGGTCCTCGTCGCGGCCGCGGGCGCGTTGGAGCCCGAGCGGTTCGCCGACCTGGTGGCGACGGCCGAGCAGATGTACCGGACCCGCGGCCAGTCCCGCGTCATCGGCGTCGTCGCCAACCGGATTCCCCCCGAGGCCGACCACCAGGCGTACGTCGACGCCGTCGCCGGCCGCCACCTGAGCTGCGTCGGGACCGTCGGCGATCACCCCGAGTTCGTTCAGCCGCGGGTATCGGACGTCGTCCGGGCCCTCGGCGTCCAGGTCATCTCGGGCCACGACCTCGGCCGCCGCGTCGCCCGGACGGTCATCGCCGCCCAGGCGGTCCTCGGGTTCATCCCCTCCCTGGAGGAGGGCTCGCTGATCGTGGCGCCGGGCGACCGGCACGACGTCCTGCTCTCCGTCGCGCTCGCGGAGGCCGGCGGCACCCGCCTGGCGGGCCTGCTGCTCACGGCGGGGATCGCGCCGCACCCCGACGTACTCCGTCTCGTCGAGCCCGCGCTGGAAGCCGGCCTGCCGCTCCTGCTCACCGACGAGAAGACCTTCCCGACGGCGCAGCAGATCGTCGGGATCGACCAGGACATCCCCGCGGACGACGAGGACCGGGCCCGTCGGGTCATGCGCGTCGTCGCCGCGGGCTTCGACGAGGACTTCCTCGCGTCGCTGCCCACCGCCGAAAGCTCGGTGAGGGTGACGCCGGCGCAGTTCGAGTACCACCTGCGCGCCGAGATGAGCAAGGGTCGGGTCCGTCTCGCGCTCACCGACGGGGACGACAGCCGGGTGCTGCAGGCGGTCTCCCACCTGCACCGGTTCGGCGCGCTGCAGTTCACGCTGATCGGCGACCCGGCGGCCATCGACGCCCAGCTGGACCGCTTGCACCTGCAGCTGCCGCTGGGCACCCAGGTCGTCAACCCCGCCCAGCAGACCCCGGAGACCATGGCCATCCGCGACGCCCTGGTGGCGGCGGGCACGTTCTTCGAGCCGGGCGACCCGCTGATCCGTGCCCTGGCGCTGCTGCGGGAGGGCGAGGTCGACGGCCTGGTCGGCGGCATCGGCGAGGACCGCGACCGCTTCCTGGCGGCGGTCCGCTCGGCCGTGGCGCTCGGCTCGAACGTGCGCACGCTGTCGAGTTCGTCGGCGACGATGCTGCCCGACGAGGTGGTCTTCTTCGCGGACGCGCTGATCAACCCGCATCCGAACGCCGAGCAGCTCGCCTGCATCGCCGACCAGACCGCGGCGACAGCCCGGCTCGCCGGGCTCGTCCCGCACATCGCGTTCGTCGCGCCGACGTCCTGGTCGCCGACCGCGCACCACGACCGCCAGACCATCGCGGCGGCCCGCCAGATGCTCGCCGAACGACGCCCGGACCTGCGCACGGAGGGCCCCGAAGCCTTCCAGGACGCGGCGCGCCGGCACCGCTCGCCCGACGGCGACGCGACGGTGTTCGTCTTCCCGGACATCGCCTCCGCCGCGGTCACCGCGAAGGCGATCGGGCAGTCCGGCCGCGCCCAGGTGCACCCGCCGGTGCTGCAGGGGCTCTCGAAGGCCGTGAACATGCTGCCCATGGACGCCACCGTGGAGGGCGTCATGGACCTCATCGTGGCCACCGCGGTCAAGGCCGCCGAACTGGGCTGA